Proteins from one Gossypium raimondii isolate GPD5lz chromosome 8, ASM2569854v1, whole genome shotgun sequence genomic window:
- the LOC105790868 gene encoding uncharacterized protein LOC105790868 isoform X2: MGSLVGHVLPGLAFFLLGFWHLFNHIKLHSLHPNPYTSPTWFPTPKSRHLELFLIMVASSISISMELFISPARHQPLDPDGTIPSTHLHNFEHSSISMTFFTYAAFAIILDKISPKAKHSLTQFIAAVAFAQQLLLFHFHSADHMGVEGQYHLLLQTVIVVSLTTTLTGIGLPKSFMVVRCSSDEALQRAKSLVNIIFSWTLIAVIIFSMALYLVLAKLYGEKMDYLTLKKEEDLELEVEEESDGFESQKEGKLYAVMDIER; the protein is encoded by the exons ATGGGTTCTCTAGTGGGGCATGTTCTCCCAGGTTTAGCCTTCTTTTTACTTGGTTTTTGGCATCTCTTTAATCACATCAAGCTCCATTCTCTCCATCCGAATCCCTACACATCTCCCACATGGTTCCCCACACCAAAATCAAGGCACCTAGAGCTGTTCCTCATCATGGTAGCTTCCTCCATCTCCATCTCCATGGAGCTCTTTATCAGCCCTGCAAGGCACCAACCTTTGGATCCTGATGGAACCATCCCATCAACTCATCTCCACAACTTTGAGCACTCTTCCATATCTATGACTTTCTTTACTTATGCAGCTTTCGCTATTATCCTTGATAAAATTAGCCCCAAAGCTAAGCATAGCCTAACACAGTTTATTGCAGCTGTAGCTTTTGCCCAGCAGCTCCTCCTTTTCCACTTTCATTCAGCTGATCACATGGGAGTGGAGGGTCAGTATCACTTGCTTCTACAGACCGTCATCGTTGTTTCTTTAACCACCACCCTCACGGGAATTGGGCTTCCTAAGAGCTTCATG GTTGTTAGGTGCTCAAGCGATGAGGCATTACAGCGAGCTAAATCGTTAGTAAATATCATATTCAGCTGGACCTTGATAGCGGTCATCATTTTCTCAATGGCTCTCTATTTGGTTTTGGCTAAATTATATGGAGAAAAAATGGATTATTTAACGCTGAAAAAGGAAGAAGACCTTGAATTGGAAGTGGAAGAAGAATCTGATGGTTTTGAATCTCAGAAGGAAGGAAAGCTGTATGCAGTTATGGACATCGAAAGGTAG
- the LOC105790868 gene encoding uncharacterized protein LOC105790868 isoform X1 — protein sequence MGSLVGHVLPGLAFFLLGFWHLFNHIKLHSLHPNPYTSPTWFPTPKSRHLELFLIMVASSISISMELFISPARHQPLDPDGTIPSTHLHNFEHSSISMTFFTYAAFAIILDKISPKAKHSLTQFIAAVAFAQQLLLFHFHSADHMGVEGQYHLLLQTVIVVSLTTTLTGIGLPKSFMVSFIRSLSVLYQGVWLIIMGYMIWTPSLVSKGCFLHNEDGHQVVRCSSDEALQRAKSLVNIIFSWTLIAVIIFSMALYLVLAKLYGEKMDYLTLKKEEDLELEVEEESDGFESQKEGKLYAVMDIER from the coding sequence ATGGGTTCTCTAGTGGGGCATGTTCTCCCAGGTTTAGCCTTCTTTTTACTTGGTTTTTGGCATCTCTTTAATCACATCAAGCTCCATTCTCTCCATCCGAATCCCTACACATCTCCCACATGGTTCCCCACACCAAAATCAAGGCACCTAGAGCTGTTCCTCATCATGGTAGCTTCCTCCATCTCCATCTCCATGGAGCTCTTTATCAGCCCTGCAAGGCACCAACCTTTGGATCCTGATGGAACCATCCCATCAACTCATCTCCACAACTTTGAGCACTCTTCCATATCTATGACTTTCTTTACTTATGCAGCTTTCGCTATTATCCTTGATAAAATTAGCCCCAAAGCTAAGCATAGCCTAACACAGTTTATTGCAGCTGTAGCTTTTGCCCAGCAGCTCCTCCTTTTCCACTTTCATTCAGCTGATCACATGGGAGTGGAGGGTCAGTATCACTTGCTTCTACAGACCGTCATCGTTGTTTCTTTAACCACCACCCTCACGGGAATTGGGCTTCCTAAGAGCTTCATGGTAAGCTTTATAAGGTCTCTCAGTGTTTTGTATCAAGGTGTGTGGCTCATTATCATGGGATACATGATCTGGACCCCATCGTTGGTTTCCAAAGGCTGTTTCCTTCACAATGAAGATGGTCACCAGGTTGTTAGGTGCTCAAGCGATGAGGCATTACAGCGAGCTAAATCGTTAGTAAATATCATATTCAGCTGGACCTTGATAGCGGTCATCATTTTCTCAATGGCTCTCTATTTGGTTTTGGCTAAATTATATGGAGAAAAAATGGATTATTTAACGCTGAAAAAGGAAGAAGACCTTGAATTGGAAGTGGAAGAAGAATCTGATGGTTTTGAATCTCAGAAGGAAGGAAAGCTGTATGCAGTTATGGACATCGAAAGGTAG